The following are encoded together in the Strongyloides ratti genome assembly S_ratti_ED321, chromosome : 2 genome:
- a CDS encoding Putative L-aspartate dehydrogenase — translation MKIGIIGFGHLGQFLKNQLDEDNDYEVIKIWNRTPDVDNNILPLNDITKDNLKDIDLVVEVAHPDITKMYAKIILSECNLFIGSPTALSDQETYNLVEDLGKKYNRSIFVPTGALWAAEDIMKMAELGQLKKLSISMIKHPSSFKVFGDLKKLCDEAMETSTLKVLYSGPVRHLCKLAPNNVNTMAGAAIAAKNLGFDNVEANLIADPEMLEWHIVELDVTGEDGFNVKIRRKNPAKPGAVTGNATYFSFLASIHRCKYKPSGIHIC, via the coding sequence atgaaaataggTATTATTGGTTTTGGACATTTAggtcaatttttaaaaaatcaattagATGAGGATAATGATTAtgaagttataaaaatatggaaTAGAACTCCTGatgttgataataatattttacctttaaatgatataacaaaagacaatttaaaagatattgatTTGGTTGTTGAAGTTGCTCATCCTGACATTACAAAAATGTAtgctaaaattattttaagtgaatgtaatttatttattggtTCACCAACAGCCTTATCTGATCAGGAGACATATAATTTAGTAGAAGACTtaggaaaaaaatataatagatCAATTTTTGTTCCAACGGGTGCTTTGTGGGCTGCAGAGGATATCATGAAGATGGCTGAGTTAggtcaattaaaaaaactatcAATATCAATGATCAAACATCCATCTTCATTTAAAGTTTTTGgtgatttaaaaaagttatgtgATGAGGCTATGGAAACATCAACATTAAAAGTTCTTTATTCAGGTCCTGTTCGCCATCTCTGTAAATTGGCTccaaataatgttaatacaATGGCTGGAGCAGCTATTGCAGCTAAAAATCTTGGTTTTGATAATGTTGAAGCTAATCTGATAGCCGATCCAGAGATGTTAGAATGGCATATTGTTGAATTAGATGTTACAGGAGAGGATggatttaatgttaaaataagaagaaaaaatCCAGCTAAACCTGGTGCTGTAACAGGAAATGCCacatatttttctttcttaGCAAGTATTCATAGATGTAAATATAAACCATCTGGTATAcatatttgttaa
- a CDS encoding Bardet-Biedl syndrome 7 protein, with translation MNLNLSRIDIFQVGTTSQDCLKIITLNDDEKKAKKKSKKNKSLIKIVVGSQDGVLTCLENRDSSYNVVFKTLSGPPIVCVKLGGALNTIQDRIFIGVDNFVKGYSRKGKPFFSFECNFTEPITAMYVYGVDLLICSRNVLTHYHDLQETNSYICGEVITDVICLPVSEGSWVGRGLTPVISCEDKKIRVLSNGELCYVIKISDVANILSLYMNDGGYSRQKVLYGTRDGKIGLLDLPEKDGKVLWEIDTTSISKITSVFYYSLYGNSHPDIIIGKDDGIIDFFNADEMDNLTLKQSYNCEDSITGIVCGKFTNPNYDEIIVSSYSGWIFSLTTEPPKNNKEGETNSVPQFDIKMEQLKKEVTDLESQLQEYRTKFQEAATKDDEEIIIAPEFVVNDNFTLNKELACYTLTIELVLPIDFVVLQCNVNVELMDVDKNLSVVSLTNTSIFPEHGNALLASYRCQSNTNRIEIRIRSVEGQYGTLKAYIVPKGLPKTCQVSSKIETFIIKKQIIFFLWK, from the exons atgaatttaaatttatcacgTATAGATATTTTCCAAGTTGGAACTACTTCTCAAGATTgcctaaaaataattactttaaatgatgatgaaaaaaaggctaaaaaaaagtctaaaaaaaataaaagtttgaTAAAG attgtTGTTGGAAGTCAGGATGGTGTTCTTACTTGCCTTGAAAATAGAGATTCATCTTATAATgttgtttttaaaacattatctGGTCCACCAATTGTTTGTGTAAAATTAGGTGGTGCACTTAATACTATTCAAGATCGAATTTTTATTGGTGTGGATAATTTTGTTAAGGGATATTCAAGAAAAGGAAaaccatttttttcttttgaatgTAATTTTACTGAACCAATAACGGCAATGTATGTCTATGGTGTagatttattaatatgttCCCGAAATGTTTTAACACATTATCATGATCTTCAGGAAacaaat agTTATATTTGTGGTGAAGTTATAACTGATGTGATATGCCTTCCTGTTTCTGAAGGAAGTTGGGTAGGGAGAGGACTAACACCTGTAATATCATGTGAAGACAAAAAAATACGTGTATTAAGTAATGGAGAATTATGTTATGTTATCAAAATAAGTGATGTagcaaatatattatcattatatatgAATGATGGTGGATACAGTAGgcaaaaagttttatatggAACAAGAGATGGAAAAATTGGATTACTTGATTTACCTGAAAAAGATGGAAAAGTATTATGGGAGATTGATACAACGTCTATCTCTAAGATAACTTCcgtattttattattcattgTATGGAAATAGTCATCCTGATATTATTATTGGTAAAGATGATGGaataatagatttttttaatgcaGATGAGATGGATAATCTAACATTAAAACAAAGTTACAATTGTGAAGATTCAATAACAGGAATTGTTTGTGGGAAATTCACAAATCCTAATTATGATGAAATTATTGTTTCATCATATTCAGGTTGGATTTTTTCATTGACAACAGAACCacctaaaaataataaggaAGGTGAGACAAATAGTGTTCCACAgtttgatattaaaatggaacaattaaaaaaagaagtaacAGATTTAGAAAGTCAACTTCAGGAATATAGAACAAAATTTCAAGAAGCTGCAACTAAAGATGATGAAGAAATTATAATTGCTCCAGAGTTTGttgttaatgataattttactttaaataaagaacTTGCTTGTTATACATTAACAATTGAATTAGTTCTTCCAATTGATTTTGTAGTTTTACAATGTAATGTTAATGTTGAATTAATGGatgttgataaaaatttaagtgTTGTCTCTTTAACAAATACTAGTATTTTTCCTGAACATGGTAATGCTCTTTTAGCATCATATAGATGTCAATCTAATACAAATCGTATTGAAATACGTATACGATCTGTTGAGGGACAATATGGTACATTAAAAGCATATATAGTTCCAAAAGGATTACCAAAAACATGTCAGGTAAGTAGTAAAAtagaaacttttattattaaaaaacaaattattttttttttatggaaATGA
- a CDS encoding Bardet-Biedl syndrome 7 protein translates to MAEAHSWLYMCCSQVSNKCPPLDEAKFYFKSTFNGGTLLRATYMKGKAIYESDNLSTIAILKDVISKEITEKEYKVNLNVVIDDASIPHTLKLMHPKMEYQTKLLFKIEMAKALKEIKSTFNDVNYLSPELNEILNSYDKLHEENKKQAIYFDRLIGIITDLYIDKFKMKGQNSKHKVNELIETLHDNYSLDNVIDFFNTKL, encoded by the exons ATGGCAGAGGCACATTCATGGTTATATATGTGTTGTAGTCAAGTATCAAATAAATGCCCACCTCTGGATGAggcaaaattttattttaaaagtacatTTAACGGTGGAACACTTTTAAGAGCCACCTACATGAAAGGAAAAGCTATATATGAAAGTGATAATTTGAGTACAATAGCTATATTAAAAGATGTTATAAGTAAAGAAATTAcagaaaaagaatataaagttaatttaaatgttg tAATTGATGATGCAAGTATCCCACACACTTTGAAACTGATGCATCCAAAAATGGAATATCAAACAAAacttctttttaaaatagaaatgGCAAAAGCGTTAAAA gaaataaaatcaacatttaatgatgtaaattatctttcaccagaattaaatgaaattttaaactcatatgataaattacatgaagaaaataaaaaacaggcaatttattttgatagaTTAATTGGTATTATAACTGACTTGTacattgataaatttaaaatgaaagGACAAAATTCAAAACACAAAGTTAATGAGTTAATTGAAACTTTACATGATAATTATTCATTGGATAATGTTATTGACTTTTTcaatacaaaattataa